The following DNA comes from Peromyscus leucopus breed LL Stock chromosome 2, UCI_PerLeu_2.1, whole genome shotgun sequence.
CCCATGGGAGCTGAACTTGAACCCCCAGGATAAAAATTAGtgccaggggctggaaagatggctcagtggttgggagcactgaatgctctttcagaggacctgggttcaattcccagcatccatatggtggctcccgactatctgtaattccagttccagggaatccggtgccctcacatagacatacatgcagggaaaacaccaatggacataaaatttaaaaaaaaataaataataattaggggctggagagatggctcagaggttaagagcactgactgctcttccaggggtcctgagttcaattcccagcaaccacatggtggctcacaaccatctgtaatgagatctggcaccctcttccgtatacataataaatcaatcttaaaataATTAGTGCCACGAATGGGTCACTGAAAGCAGAGGGAGGCTAGGGGAAGAAAGCTGGGGCTTCCCTGGGTTGAGGTCAACTCCTGGGGTTGTGAAATTGGATTTGGGTATTCTTGAATTTGATCTGCCCTGAGGTCATCCGCCATGCCATGccgggaggaaaggaaagagggaaggaaaaggaggaaaggagagagagagagatggcaggaagtagGCAAGGCTTCATTTCCAGCCCAGTGACCTCTGGACTCTGGGTGGAGAGGCTGGGACCCCTCTGTGAAAGGGGGTGACCAGCCGGCTCACTTGACTAGTACCAGGCCCAGACCCAGCGGCattggggaggggctggagccTCGAGGGTGCGGCGTGGCGGCGGCGCTCTCTAGGACCCAGCGACTCCGGGCTAGGGGCGGGCGTGGGCCTTGGGGGCCGTAGGGGGGCTCTGGCTGCGGGCTGCAGGCGGGCACTCTCAGCTGCACTAGAGCACGGCGGCACAGGGGCCCCGACAGGTAGGCGCGGGCTGGGCGCGCCCAGGGGCGTCGGGGGGCGCCATGCTCCACACTCCGTTCCTGGGGGGGGGATTGCGGAGACCCCGGCCCTGGGGTATGGAGCGGATGCTGAGGGGGCACCTGGCAAGTGGTGGGGCGCAAGATAGAATAGGCAGGGAGCTGGAACTTAGGGGTCATCGAGATGGGGGTGCTGGGGGACAGGGCAGCTGTCCCCCCAGCGTTTGGGATGTGGAGGGCGGGGCAGGGGTcggacacagagacaaagagcgAAGTGGAGAGCCAGCGAGTTTCCGCCGACTGATTGTTCCCAGCTGTACAGCGGTGCCGCAGCATCTGGTGGGCCCCTTCGGGTCTGAGCCAGCAAGGGGGCTCCCAGTCCTCGCCCCCCAGAACCACAGAGTTGCCGAGGGGTTGGGGGAGGCCGAAGTTGTGGAAAGAGCCAGTGGTGGGGGTGGATCAGCCATCCGGACAGCTCCTGGCCTCGCTAACAACTCCCAAACTCCAGTTTTGAAGAGTTTGCCTGGGTCCCCTGGGAACAATTCATTATTCTCTCCTTCTTGCTGGGGCTAGCCAATGCGTCCCGTTCCCTGCCATAAGCCTGGGCCTGGGTGTGAGTGTGGAAGGCTCTGATGCACAGGGACTCGGGTCAATCATCACTCTGTATGTGGCCCCCCTGCCACAAGGCTGCCCAGAACTTAAGAGTGGGAATGTGAGGAGCCTGGAGTGGTGGTCCCTATGGATATAAACTAGCAAGGGCCTCTGGCCCCCACCAGGGGACGCTTGAGTGAGATCTCTGAGATGGGCAAGATATCAAGAAACCTCacagttggggaaactgaggttagATACCCTGTTTCTGCCtttcccttgctctctcccccAGGGGGTCAGAGTTGGGGTTCAAGCTGTGTGGAAGAACTTCCCATGGTGAGGTAGGGAGCTTTTGGATGGATGAGCCTGTGGGCAGCATCTAGAAGTCACCATCCACTGACTAAGACAGGGCATAGCCAGCTGATTCTGTAGTCAGCAATGAAGGCTGGACTCACCCTGGAGTTCCTGGGTATTAGGAACTTTGTGCAAGCCCTGGACCAGTGCCCTCACCAAGACTACACTCTTGTCATCCAGGGTCATGTCAAGGGTTCTGAATCTCTGGGCCAAGCGACTTCGCCTCACCCCGTTAGCATGCTGGGAGCCAGAGGTGCCCTCGCCTCCCAGTTTTCCTCCCCATGTTTCCTGCTGCTGCAGACAAACAGGCCTCAGTCTCGTGCGTGTGTCTGTAATGAAGACAGCCAGGTCTTGGGAGGCCTGGAGCTGGCAGGCGGCGTCTTGGAGCTGggagtcctgcccagccctggccGCTCTGGGGGCTCCTGGGGCCTGTATGCATGTGGTTTTCCTGCTGAGCAGCATGCTCAGGGCCCAGGGGCTAATTGGGAGCAGGTGGCAGACCTGGCAAATGCTGCTGAGCTAGTGGCTGACCGTGGTGTTGGCTGGGTAGGGCTGGTACCCTAAGGATGTGCCTGAAGTCATTGGAATTCACATCAGAAAGTCAGGGAGATGGATGGGCCAGAGGTGGGTACAGTCAGGGTGGGGTGAATGGCTATTAGAGATGTCTCCTTAGTGAGCAGGACAAGGTAGTGTTTGTCAGCTTGTTAAGAGCTTCTTCCTCTGCATAGTAAGttgaagctaacctgggctacatgagacccgtCCTTAAAAGACCCAAGTCAGTCCTGGAACCTTGCCTAACCAGGGAGTGCAGATGTCCCTTCCCACCTCCAGATGCCTGGCTCTGTCTGTCCCCTGCAGACTGAGCTGGGGACAGAAATGGGTTCTGCCGTCCTGGGCTGGCTGCTGGCATGCAGCtggctctcctttcctcctctctagcTGTCCTCAGCGCCACCACAGCCTCCTCACTCCATGGCCATGagagccgcctgcctcttcctgctcttcctgcctggTAAGCAGCCGCTGGGGTGGGGACTCCCGTGTGGGACTTACCTCATGGCCAGAACTCTGCTGGCCAGCTCCCTGCTTCAGGTCTGCACCACCCAGgggaggagcctgaggcagggagTCCAGGCCCTGGGTCAGATCTGTATAGGGCTCTGCCGTTCTGTGCAGTCTTGGCCTTTGAGGGGTACTTAGCACACGAGGAGGTTATCAGTGGGGACCACAAAGATCCTGCCAGACCTAGGAGTCGTCCACTCACCGAGCCTGTCTAGGCCACATCTAAGGTAAGCTAAGTGCTGGAAGAGACAGCTGTGAATTAGGCAGACACATGTGGCCAGGCTGGGGAAGAGGCCTGGACAAGCAGACCTGGTAAATTTTAGATTGTGTTGAGTGCTATGATAGAAATACACAGCAAGGCAGGTGGGTCAGGGATGGCCCCAGCAGAGCTGACATGATAGTTGAGACCTGGAGAAGGCCTGGGGAGAGTCCTGTGGAAGGCAGGAGCGTGAGAATTCCTGGAGCAGCCAGCAGGCCACCCAGAGCAGAAGGCCTAGGCCAGGGCAGGGACAGGAAACTGACTCAGGACccagtttgggttttgttgagTCTGGGCCTGGCTGTAGGTCCCTGGCTTAGGAATGCCACCcgtttctctctgtccttcctctgtggGGTGCCCACACGTGACCCCTCCCCTCAGCAGGCCTGCTGGCTCAGGGCCAATATGACCTGGATCCTCTTCCCCCATTCCCGGACCATGTCCAGTACAACCACTACGGCGACCAGATTGGTAAGACAGCCCTCCAGTGGCCCAGTGCTGCCTGGCCCATGTTCATGGCACCCATTTCAGTGGGGCGGTAGGGATCCCAGGCGCAGGTCCCTGGTTCATTTGTGACCTCTTTGCCCCACTCTCCTGGGACCTAGGGCTAGCCTGACCCAAccattctgtttccttttcactTCCAGACAATGTAGACAACTACTATGACTACCAAGGTAAAAGTCTGGGGTAGGATGGGCGGGGCCAGCAACCTGGTGGGGACCTGTGGGGAAAGTGAGCGCATGCCTTGTCACCCACCCCCTGCCGCAGAAGGGAGTCCTCGACCTCCTGAGGAACAGTTCCAGTCCCAGCAACAAGTCCCACAGGAAGTCATCCCGGCCCCCACCCCAGGTAATGCAGTCTCCTTGGCCCAGCTCCCTGTGTGCTTCAGGATGGGAGTCTGGGTAGGCCCTGAGACAAGTGCCCCTTGCCCCAAATACCTCCTGGTGACCCCTGGCTGTCTTCCCACACCAGAACCACCAGCTGCAGGGGACCTGGAGACTGAGCCCACGGAGCCGGGGCCTCTTGGTAAGAGCCTCCTGAAAGCTGGAGAAAGCAGGCATGGCTTCAGAGAGAGCCTTTTTGGTGGGATTTGCAGGGTTTGGCAATGGTGGGATGCTAGGTGAGGGAGCTGACAGACATGTGCCTGGGCAGCTGTGGGATATCTCACCCTGCAGCCCCACCAACATCTGGCCAGAGTCTAGGGAGGAGCCAGCAAGTCCAGCTCAGCTGAGTCCTACCTAGCTGAGAGCCTGAGAGGAGGGGCCTAGAGAAGCCCAGCCTGTGTGTTGAGTTGGTTACGTAGAGGGTTATAGAGCAGCTTGTGAGCTAGTGAGCTGTCACGGTGACCAAGTGGGGTAGCTGTGAATTTGTGTTCCAATTTATGTTTCCAAATGGCGGGGGTGACTTTGTGTGTGGTATAAAGTTGGGCAGTCCTGTGCTGCCTGGGTGCTGGGTTTGTGCGGGTACCTGGGCAGGGCCTGAGGGTGCTTAGGGGCTCAGACTTTGTGAACCTGCCACTTGAGCTCTGAGCCTCCAGTCTGAGCCCACCTGTCCCTAGACTGCCGCGAGGAACAGTACCCATGCACCCGCCTCTACTCCATCCACAAGCCTTGTAAACAGTGTCTCAATGAGGTCTGCTTCTACAGGTGAGGGCTCTGAGGAGGGTCTCCAGGGGCCGCTCCCACCAGGGGAGGTGTGAGTTTGGGACAGGCACTGAAGAGggtgggcctggcctgggctcctGGGCTCTCCCAGTGGGAGTAGGTGCGGGTGTGCCTGAGAGCATCCCTGCCTCGTCCCCCAGCCTTCGCCGGGTGTATGTCGTCAACAAGGAGATATGTGTCCGCACAGTCTGTGCCCACGAGGAACTCCTCCGAGGTAGGAAACTTCATCCTTTGTCCTGGCAGCACCCACCCCCCACTTTACTACCTGGCCATGTCCCACCCGCAAGGGTTAGCATGGAATAGGTGTCCAGGCCACTTGTAGGAGGCCGCAAGCCCCTCCCTCATCCTCACTAGTATGGGCTGGCGGGTTCCCACCTgacttcccctccctccaacaGCTGACCTGTGCCGGGACAAGTTCTCCAAGTGTGGCGTGATGGCTGTCAGTGGCCTGTGCCAATCTGTGGCTGCCTCCTGTGCCAGGAGCTGTGGGGGCTGCTAGGGTGGAGCTGGTGTGGGATCCGAGCCCCAGACCCAGCTCGGATCCACCTCAGGCCCCGCCTGAACTGGTGCTTTCTCCCATCCTGCCCTCCCTTTCATCCTGGACATGAGAGGGCTGCTGCCCTGGGAAGTGTGGTCATAGCTGCCTTGGACCCCTCCCCAGCCTGTGGCCATCCAGTCTCCACCCCCTAGATGGGGTTCATCCAAGGCCTCCTTTTGGGGTCTGGGGCTCTCAATGTGCCTTCTCAGTGCCTTGGGGACATTCCTCCCTCTTCAGTCTCCTCAGGTAGGCTGTGCCCCTTACCCAGCTGGTCTACTTGGATTTCCTATGCCCCTAGGCATGGACCACCTTTgttttatacaaaataataaagtttttacaAAAGACCCAGAGTCACTTTTGGGGCTGGGGACAACTTAAGTGCCACCAACATTGCTGGTTCCCAAAAAAGGCTACTCAGCTCCTTAGGAGTGTCAGATGGCTCTATTTCTGTATTCTGCCCACCGTAGCTTCATCTGTGACCCACCCAGAGGAAGGGACCCTGACACTCCCTCCCAAGATGCAACTCTTCGTGTGCACGCGACACAGACAGGTCATTTGGGTTCTTCCGTCCGAGTGAGCGGCATGGAGAGCTGTGTAGTGCTCCCCACGCTGTCCTGGTTAGTTCTGACAGGTCTGTATAGCACGCAAAATCACTGTCCTCAAATGACAGTGCTAAGTGACCACCCGGAGGCCCACAGCAGTGGGTGCCAAGAGCAGCCTGGCTCTGGGACCCTGAGAGAAGGGAATGTAGAGCTGTCTTAGAGATGCTGAGCGCTCCGTGAGCCTCTCTGTCACGCCATGATGCATGTCCCCACTTCACACAAGagcacacacagactctgccacgGGAAGCATCAGCCAGCATCACTCCACAGAGCCAAGGCAACACTGTCCACTCCTGGCCCTGCCCTGGCACTATCCAGAGAGGGACCTGAGTTTGTGTGGTGGGCACAGCACCATCTGCTAGCAGCTGGATGGAGAGGGAGGTCCACCGTGCCCTGGGAGGTTGCTGAGCTCAGCTAACAAGCCTGTGCCCCCCGCTCTTCCAGCAACCCCCAGGTAGAGGAAGGACGTGTGTACAGACGAGTCTAGAAAACAGGTCATGTTACAAAAATCACAACAGTTCTTCACAGTTAACAGTATAAAAAACGGTACAAAAATACAAGGGCTCTAAGCTCACTAAGGAGCTTCCCGACACAAGGAGCCAAGGGAGCGCTCCCTGGCATCCCTTCCTGGGGAAGCTCTGCTCCGCTCTTGGTGGAAACAGGCgctctccctgacctctggctggCTCAGCCTCGAAGAAGAGCCTCGGCCGTCAGGGGATCTTCTAGGAGAGGGGTCTGGAGCGTTAGAGGTGGTGCAGCAACTTTGAGAAGCCACATGGGTGTGACCACAGCCACAGTACCACCCTCATCTGTCACCCCAGCTCCCTCCCACCACACTGATGCCCAGGCCCTGGGCAGTCTATGTTACTAAGGgccccctctccagcccaggcgACTGTGCTCAGGATGCTGGCCGGAAGGGACTCACTGCTCTGGGGTGCCGGAGGGTGGGGGGACGGGTGCTGAGCTCCTGTGGAGCTCCTTCTGCAGCTGTGCCTTCAGCATGGACACCTGGAGAAGAGAAGGGCCCAGCAGCCCAGGCCACAGCTGACTTCAGAGAACGGGAGCTGGTGAGGGGTGGTATGCTACCTGCGGCAGGGCAGGGCAGCTGCCTAAGAGAGGGGGAGCCCCGCTTCTCACTTTGCCCCTCGTGGCAGGTGTCTGTGTACTTGGCATCCTTACCCCTTCAGAGGCTCGGTCACGTGAAGCAGCTCTGCCCAGCATCACTCCACAGAGCCGTgtcctcccagccctgccctgccacTGTCTATGAGCCCTGGCTCTATCCAGAAGGGGACCCTGTCCCAAGGAGGGCCAGCGAGAGGCGCAGAAGACTTGGCTGGGCCTGACTCTAGCAGGAGTGTGCGTGTGACCAGGCTGGGCCTATGTAAGCAGCTAAGCTCTGCTCTAGGAACAGCCAGATGGGACATAAGTGATCTCACTGACCAGGAAGAGCCATTTCTTGGGCTCTTACTAGTACTCCGGGGAGGGAGCCCCTTCACTGGGGTCCCAGGTTGCTGGGACAGCCTATAGCTGGACTGCTAAGGGCACCGTGCCATGCAGGGAGAGGGTCTGATGGCTTGAGGCAGAGCATGAGCCCTaggccaggagacacagaggccaggcagtaccACCCCACCCATGGCTGGTGCCCCCACTGATCTACTTGACCCTTTTCAAGTTACAGAGGTCATGACCAGTCCTCTCCTCCAGCCCCACACTTCCATCCCAGCTCCATCTTCTCCCAGGGGAGGCCCCCGTACCTGCTCCTCCAGTCCCGACACTCGCTGGCGGTGGGCCCGCTCCCGTGCCTCCAGTGTGCGCTCCGTCTGCACCTGGGCACTGCGCAGGCGCTCAACCTCCTGTTGCAGCTCCAGACGCTGCTCGTCTGCCTCCAGGGGGACCGGATTGTGGTTCTGCTCCAGGGCCACCACCTGTGCCTGCGGATAGGGGCTGCCAATCAGGGTCCTAACCCGATGTGCACAGAGTGCAGGGCTTATCCcttatctcactggccctgaccGTGTATTCCGATCCTGGGTCAGGCTCCCAAGTGAAGCCcacgcagacagacagacatgcgcATACGAAAATACCCAACAGTGCCGGCCTACACTCACAGGAACAAAAGCGAGCATGTGTGTCGAGAAGCACACATGGACACAAAGGCACAGTAACTGAACATCTGCATGTGAGAAAACATTTACGTGGACTCGGGCCGCATGGGGTTCATGCCGTACCCGTGAGCAAGCTCCCATAGGCACTCAGGCTTCCATAGATCCACAGCACACAGGAATCACAGGCTTGAATACCAATGAGCCTCACTGTTTCTCTCCACCATGGGGAGAGCCCCGCTCTAGAGTCCAGTGAGGACACCCTCCCAAAGGCTCTGGGCTCCTGTGCTGGCTCAGCCATAGGCACCCCCAGGACTCGTGGGCTCAGTATGGGAATTGGGGACCAGGCCGGGGGAAGGGCAGAGCTGACCTCCAACTGCTGGATCTGCTGCTGGGCCTCAGCCAGGTCCAGCTCTGCCCCTGTGAGTGTGCGGTCCAGGCGGCCCTTCTCTGCATTCAACCTGAGTGTGTCCTCATGGCTGCGAAGCTTCTCCCGCTCCACCTGGGTAGATATGGAGGTGTTGGAGGGGCTCACAGGAGCCTCTGTAGGACAATCTGACCACAGGGGCAGTACACTGAAGAGGCGCAGCAGACCTAGGGAGGCCCCCGCGAGCAGGTCACCTTATCCAGCGTCTTCCTGAGCGCCACACGGTCCTTGTCGAGCCGCAGGGCTGACCGTTCCACCTCACGTTTCTCAGCTTCCAGCTGGGCCAGGGCTCGCTGCAGACTGCCCAGGCGCTCCTGCAGCAGCCGCCGCTCTTCCTGCAGTTTCTGGACAGAGCGCAGAGCTGTGGCCTCGCCTTCTTGCCGCTGTCTCAGCATCTGCAGGAGAAGCCAGCAGTCCCTCACCCCACCGCACCTCAGGATGCCCATCTGAAACTTGGGGACAAAGGTGCTGGCCCACTGTGCCTACTCATGTAGTGAGCAACCGCGAGGCCCATGTGAGGAAACGGCTGAGGCCAAATGGTTCTCTCTGGGGTATAATGGGAGTGTGGGTCGAGGTTCGGAGTGAAGTTGAGATGGGCTCCCCACCCCATGCCAAGGACCACATGGGCTCCCCTATAGGTAGAGGCCCCCCAGGCCTCACCTGCTGCAGCTGTTGCAGCTGGCCTTCAGCATCACCCCGCTGCAGCTCCAGGTTGGCGAGCTCGCCCTGCAAAGTCTGCACCTGCTCACCCAGGGAGCTGCTTTGCCGCCGCGCTTCAGACAATGCCTGTCGGGCAGCATCCAGCCgttcctgggagacagaggctgatGGTGCCaagccagcctgccagcctgccagcctgaGCAAACGGCTTCCCTTTGGGTGAAACACCTAACTGGCCCAGCCTGCTGCCGGTCCTGTCCCCTGCCTGTGCTGAGGGGACAGTCACTGTATCCCAAACTGCACCGAGGTCCCATACTAGCAGGTTTCTTCTCTCACTGGGCAGCACCCCCTCTCAGCCCCATGACTGGCTAGTTCTGCCCAGCCACTCCTGCCCCAAGGCCTATTCTCACTGGCTCCCCAGAATTCCTGACTGACAGCCTACAGGCTATCAGCTCCCTCCACACCTGCTCTTATTGGCTAACTCTCTCACTCAACTCTTTCCTGAAAGAAGAGAGATATAGGCCAGACCCTGgagccctccccgcccccccccccacctggaGCACTTGGCGGTCATGTTCACAGGTACTCAAGGTCTTCTGCAGGTGCAGATTCTTGTCCTGGGTGCTGGTGAGGCTGGCACTGCTCTGGGCCAGGGCATCTGTCAGGCTCTGCACCTTGCTCCGCAGGGTCCCCTCACTCTCCTCCACCTTGGCCAGTGCCCCATTCAGCCGTTCCACTGTTAGCTGCAAGGTCCCTGCCTTCACCTCACTGTCTGCCACCTGGCAGGAAGGTAGAGGCTGGTCACGGGCTCCCTTCATTGGGATCTCCACCAGGGGTGCTTGCTTACCCATGCTCCTCTCACCTCTGGGCCTCATCCATACCCTGTCGGCTTGTTCTCTTACTGCCTTAACCTACTGTAGTCTGGCCTCACCCCACTGTGAGTTAACCACCCTGTCCAGAGCCCGGTCAACCTAGCCAGGTGACAGGCAAGGACATCGCCACTCTGAGCCTCGACCTGTGCACCTTTGAAACCTGATGGTGAAGACCTGCCTCACGGAATCGGCAGCTGCACGATGCCTGGACAGAGCCCGGCACAAGGCATGTAGGTGTGACCGGGAGGGAGAGGGGCCCACCTGTCTCTGCAGGGAGTCAACCCGATCCTGGAGGGCCTGAGCGTGGGCCTCACGGTCCCCCAGACCCAGGCGGCTGCGCTGCAGCTCCCCTTCAAGAGCACGCCGCTGCAGCTCCAGCTTGATGGAGCGACTCTCAGAGGCGTCCAGCACCTCCTTCAGGCGCCGCTTGTCGTTCTCCAGCTTCACCTCGGTGGCCTTCATCTTGCTGACTTTCTCCTGTGGGTAGCAAGGCTCAGCCCCAATGCCTGCCCACCCCACACTCCTCTGCACCACTGGTACAAAACAGGGTCAGTCTCAAGGACTGTGTGACCTAGGACCAGCCTGTGACTGCCGGGGCCTCAGGATCCCCATTTGTCACAGACTGAGCAGATATGAGGATCCCAGAGCTGAGTCTAACATGTTATGTGAGCCAGGACGCACTTTCCCCATGGCTGTTTCATGTCTGTACGGGAAGGACTGGTCCAGAGGTGCCATTACCTGGGGACTCATCAGATCCCTGGGGAGGGGGCTGCAGAATGTAGACAGTGGACCCTCCCCTGCTCTACAAAGGGCTTTCCAGAATGGCTGGAAGCACAAATGAAACCCGAGCTGAACCTGGCAGCTGCTGCTGAGGATCAGGGCACCGCTCACAGCTCTAATGGCcgattctccctccctcccctgctcagGACTCAGACAGTGAAGGGGGTGTTGCAGAGCAGACAGGGGGCAGGAAGAACTTGGGCTCATTCAATCCACATGGGCACCCCAGAGTCAGTGGGTCCTGGGTGTCACTAAcgcctctctgcttcatgcttccTCAAACTCCTCCCTGGCCTGTCTGGCCTGTGGGGAAGAGGGGGCCCCCACTCTGGCTCCCACCCAGCTTTGTTCCTGGCCTCCTCCCAGGCCCCAGGGGCTGCTGGGCCCAAAGCCAGAGCTGAAGCTGCAGACACAACAAACCAGCTCCAGCTTGGTCCCAGCCAGAGGGGGCGGgggcagctggagagagggcagggACTGCAGCTGAGAGGCTGAACTGTCATCACCCAAGGCCTGGGCTTCCTgccccagacacacagacactagAAACCAACACACCAAACGCCGCACCGCCATTCATGCAGATATTCAGAGATAGAGGCCCCGGCCAAAAGCTCAGGGGTACTGCCTCTGTGTAGCAATGACAGTGACCCCCACCCAAAGGGTGGCAGTTGGACAGCAGGCTGTTCCAGACCAAACCTGAGCCCCTGTGTCTGACTCAGACCCAAGCCCTTCTCCCCGAAGCATATGAACACTCAACAGTGGACTAGAATTGGCTCAATGGGAAGagccacagccccccccccccacaggctgGGACTTGGGCAGAGGACTGCAGAGAACCCTGGGGCCTGCCCACCTGGCTGGCGCGGAGCTCGCTCTCGGTGGCCTGCAGgctcctctccagcactgccaTCTGGTCCAGGGTGGCTCTGCACTCCCGCTTGCTACGCCGCACGCTCTCCTCCTGCAGTGCCAGCTCTGCCTGGGCCCCGCTCAGCCGCCTGTCTGCACTGCGCCAGGCTGGGGCCGCCACCCAGGCCCATCAGTCCCATGCCAAACCCAGCCCCCGAACCAGGCCAGGAAGGTCCGGCCTGTATCCCACCCTCTCCAAGccctgcctgggccacagaggGTCCGTAGGTTCGGGCCCCTTGGGCTGCCCAGGGAAGGTCTCCTGGGGGAGTCCTGAGTCAGGTAGGCCAGAACTGGACGTAAGAGCCCCTGACCCCAACTCGCTAGCCTCCCACCTCAGCTGCTAGGAGCATAGAGGGCAGAGGGGCCCTCACCTTCCTCGCTCTCAGCTACCGCCTTCTGCAGCTGCCTGGCCCTTGAGCTTGCAcggtctctctctgcttccatctcaGCCAGCTGCTGACTGAGGGTGCTGGTCTGGACCTTAAGTTCATCCTGCAGCCCCAACAGAGGAAAGGGGAGACCCCTGCTCTGATCACCACAGCTCCTTTTCCCCTGGGCCCTGGGTTCCCCTCCCAGCCATCTCCCCCAGCCTCACCCGTTCCCGCTGGGTACTCCGTAGCTCTTGAAGAAAGTCTCGGAGGGCATCACGCACCACCTCTGGGTCCAAATCTGGAGGTGTTGGGGAGGCCACGAGCCCTGGAGATGGTGGCTGGGACCGAGGGCTATATTCCAAAGGACTGGGACTGCTAAGACCATCCCCACTTCCTGGAAGGGAAGGTATGGTGAGGGACATGGCAGCCACTGGGTGGTGGATGTAGGCTTTCAAGGTACCTCCTACATTAGCACACAAAGTGAGTCAGGTTATTTATCTTCCTGCCTAAAACCCTTTGCCAGATCTACTCACGTTCCTCAATCAAACCCaacttctttattatttaaataaagtagttctttttattttatttatttattttgtgatagGTTCTattatatagttctggctgtcctagaattcactatgtaaaccaagctgacctcaaactcacagagatatgcctccccgatgcttggattaaaggcatgtgtcaccacatctggcttatttttattttacatatatgggtgttttgcctgcatgtatgtgtgtgtaccacaagTGTGTCTGTGCTCATGGAGCCAGAAGAAGGCGTTAGAcgccctggcactggagttaaggacagttgtgagctgccatgtgagtgtggaaactgaactcaggtcctctgcgacatctttccctccctgctttcctctaCCTCTGCGATGCTCTGGTCCCCAGGGGCAGTCAGGCTCTGCCTCCTTTGCATTTATGTTTTGCTTTAGTTGGTTTTGACTAAGTATGCATTATTTGAAATGGGCCACTTTAATCTGTTTACTTTCTGCTCTGGAGGTACTATGGATGAGCCCAGGCATGCTCAAGAACCTTGGGTATGCTAGGTAAGCATCCTGCCACTGACATCCACAAACCCCTCCTTTTCTGAGAAAGGGGTagggctcact
Coding sequences within:
- the Mfap2 gene encoding microfibrillar-associated protein 2 isoform X2 is translated as MAMRAACLFLLFLPGLLAQGQYDLDPLPPFPDHVQYNHYGDQIDNVDNYYDYQEGSPRPPEEQFQSQQQVPQEVIPAPTPEPPAAGDLETEPTEPGPLDCREEQYPCTRLYSIHKPCKQCLNEVCFYSLRRVYVVNKEICVRTVCAHEELLRADLCRDKFSKCGVMAVSGLCQSVAASCARSCGGC
- the Mfap2 gene encoding microfibrillar-associated protein 2 isoform X1 encodes the protein MAMRAACLFLLFLPAGLLAQGQYDLDPLPPFPDHVQYNHYGDQIDNVDNYYDYQEGSPRPPEEQFQSQQQVPQEVIPAPTPEPPAAGDLETEPTEPGPLDCREEQYPCTRLYSIHKPCKQCLNEVCFYSLRRVYVVNKEICVRTVCAHEELLRADLCRDKFSKCGVMAVSGLCQSVAASCARSCGGC
- the Mfap2 gene encoding microfibrillar-associated protein 2 isoform X3 encodes the protein MTWILFPHSRTMSSTTTTATRLVRQPSSGPRMPCHPPPAAEGSPRPPEEQFQSQQQVPQEVIPAPTPEPPAAGDLETEPTEPGPLDCREEQYPCTRLYSIHKPCKQCLNEVCFYSLRRVYVVNKEICVRTVCAHEELLRADLCRDKFSKCGVMAVSGLCQSVAASCARSCGGC